The DNA sequence CGTAATGTTTTCCACCCCTTCACAGGTAACGCCAAACTGTACGCCCCCTGCCTTTACATTCGGGCAGGAAATATTCAGTTCTATCATATCAACGATAGAGTCGCTCAGCCGCTCCGCCATGTCGCAGTAATCTTCAGGTGTTCTGCCGGCAATATTGGCAATCACCACGGTTCCCTGCTGTTTCAGCCACGGCAGGTCCTCCCGCAGGAAATGTTCCACGCCGGGATTCTGCAGGCCAACCGAGTTAAGAATGCCCGATGGTGTTTCCGCAATGCGCGGCGGTGGATTGCCCGGCCGCTCCTCCAGTGTAATGCCTTTGCAGGAAATGCCGCCCAACACAGAAAGCGGGTAAAACTGTGCATATTCCCGACCGAATCCGACGGTGCCGCTGGCGCCAATCAGTGGATTGGCAAACGGAACGCCGGCAATGTTCACTCGCATATCCGCCATTACTGCACCCCCTGTTCCCAAGCAATCCGGCTTGCTGGAAAGACCGGCCCATCCTTACAGACATGGCCGTAATACTGGCTGCCGTCCGGCCTGTACAGCGCCGTGGCACAGCCCAAACACGCGCCGACGCCGCACGCCATGCGCTGTTCCATAGAAACCCAGCACGGCACTTTTCGCTCGGCACACAGTGCCGCCACGGCCCGCAGCATGGGCAGCGGCCCGCAGGCACAGCACACATCAAAGGAAAGTGTCTGCAGTACGCCCGTTACCAGGCCGTGAAAGCCGGCGCTGCCGTCATCGGTAGCAAGGTGCACTCGGCACCCGGCCGCTGTGAAATCGTCCGCCAGAATAACCGCCTCTCGGCTGCGGAAACCCAGCACCGCTGTTTTCTCACCGGAAAAGGCTGTTGCCGCGCCCAGCAGCGGCGGCACCCCAATGCCTCCGCCGACAAAGACTGCACGCTTTTCGGCCATCTGCTGCGGGAAGCCATTCCCCAGTGGCGCCAAAATATCCAAACTGTCCCCCGGCCGTACTTCAGAAAGCTGCTGCGTTCCTTCCCCGCGTACCTGCACAACAAAGCGAAGGGTATCCGGCCCAATGCCGCAGATAGAAATAGGACGGCGCAGAACTTTTCCGGGAATACGAATTTGTGCGAACTGCCCCGCTTTTGCAAGCGGCGCCAGCTTTGGTGCCGACACTGTCAGGCTGAAAATATCCGCTGTCAGCTGCTGCCGTGCCAAAACCGGACAAATTTCAATATCGTATTTCATCGGATTCCTCCAATTTCCGAAACGATGTCGTCACGCATGCGCACCGCTTCTTTCGCCGCGGCTGCAGCATAGTCGCGTTCGTCCGCACCGGTTTTCTGCCATGCCGTTAAAATACTGCGGGAGGCGTTGACAACTGCGCCCAATCCGCGTTCATCAAAGGCAGGCGCCACATCTTTGGCACCGCCGCCTTGCGCTCCGTAGCCCGGCACTAAGAAAAAGGTATGCGGCAGTGCCCGGCGCAATTCCGCCAACTGCGCTGGATAGGTAGCACCGACTACGGCGCCAACGCGGCTGTAGCCGTATTCACCTCGGGTATCTGCCCCCCACTGCTCACACAAACCGCCAACCGTCGCGTAAAGCGTCTTTCCGTCCGCAAACGTGCGGTCCTGTAGTTCGCCGGACGAGGGGTTACTGGTTTTGACTAACACAAATGCAGAACGGTCATACCGTTTGCATACCGGCAGCAGCGGCTCAATGCCGTCCGCTCCCAAATAAGGGTTAACGGTCAGCGCGTCCCCCGCAAATGCCGGCAATGCCTGCCCGGCTACTTCGGTTGTACCCAAATGTGCCTGTGCATAGGCCTGCATGGTGGTGCCGATGTCATTGCGTTTGCCGTCCAGAATGACATACAGGCCTTTCTCCTGTGCGTAGCGGATGGTGGCCTCCAATGTGCGCATTCCCTGCCAGCCGAACTGCTCATAATAGGCACACTGCGGCTTGACCGCCGGCACAATGGATGCCAGTGCGTCAATGATGCCTTTATTAAATTGCAGAACCGCGGCCGCGGCACCTTCCAGAGTCTTGCCGTACTGGCTGTAGGCCGCATTCAGCATGGATTGCGGGATATAGGACAGCTTCGGGTCCAGCCCAGCAACTGTCGGGTTCTTTTTTGCACGGATTGCTTCAATGAGTCTGTCCATGAGTAGCTCCTTATAATTTGTATTTGAATGATATCAAAATCGTTTCATTATGGATTTTTCCCGTCCTGATACACCAATTTTCCTGCACAGTAGGTACGCTTGACACGGCCGCACAGATTTCTACCCTTGAAAACGGCATTTTTGCTTTTGCCGTGCATCTTTTCGGGGTCCACTATCCAGTGCTCTTTTGGGTCAAATAGTACAATATCCGCCGCCGAACCGGAAAGCAGCCCTCCGTATGGCAGCCGCAGCAGTTTTGCCGGCGCAGCGCTCATTTTGTACAAAAGCTGATTCAAAGTAAGATGTCCGGGCTTTACTAAATAGGTAATGCCCGCCGCCAAACTGGTTTCCATGCCGATAACGCCGTTGGGCGCCATAAAGAAGTCCCCCTTGTCATACGGCGTATGCGGTGCGTGGTCCGTTGCAATGACGTCAATGGTGCCGTCCTTTAGCCCCGCAATAACGGCGCGGCGGTCCTTTTCCGTACGGAGCG is a window from the Caproicibacterium lactatifermentans genome containing:
- the pyrF gene encoding orotidine-5'-phosphate decarboxylase, yielding MDRLIEAIRAKKNPTVAGLDPKLSYIPQSMLNAAYSQYGKTLEGAAAAVLQFNKGIIDALASIVPAVKPQCAYYEQFGWQGMRTLEATIRYAQEKGLYVILDGKRNDIGTTMQAYAQAHLGTTEVAGQALPAFAGDALTVNPYLGADGIEPLLPVCKRYDRSAFVLVKTSNPSSGELQDRTFADGKTLYATVGGLCEQWGADTRGEYGYSRVGAVVGATYPAQLAELRRALPHTFFLVPGYGAQGGGAKDVAPAFDERGLGAVVNASRSILTAWQKTGADERDYAAAAAKEAVRMRDDIVSEIGGIR
- a CDS encoding dihydroorotate dehydrogenase electron transfer subunit encodes the protein MKYDIEICPVLARQQLTADIFSLTVSAPKLAPLAKAGQFAQIRIPGKVLRRPISICGIGPDTLRFVVQVRGEGTQQLSEVRPGDSLDILAPLGNGFPQQMAEKRAVFVGGGIGVPPLLGAATAFSGEKTAVLGFRSREAVILADDFTAAGCRVHLATDDGSAGFHGLVTGVLQTLSFDVCCACGPLPMLRAVAALCAERKVPCWVSMEQRMACGVGACLGCATALYRPDGSQYYGHVCKDGPVFPASRIAWEQGVQ